A stretch of Roseibium porphyridii DNA encodes these proteins:
- the accB gene encoding acetyl-CoA carboxylase biotin carboxyl carrier protein, which produces MRNDNKKFDTALIRDLAVLLDETNLSEIELEQGDTRIRVARQMSINAPINMAAAPAVAPVAAAAPAAAPATASAPAADTTASAGSTVTSPMVGTAYLSPEPGAAAFIQVGDKVTEGQTILIIEAMKTMNHIPSTKTGVVKEILVEDAQPVEFGEPLIIVE; this is translated from the coding sequence ATGCGTAACGATAACAAGAAATTCGACACTGCCCTGATCCGGGATCTCGCAGTTTTACTCGACGAGACCAATCTTTCCGAGATCGAGCTGGAACAGGGCGACACCCGCATTCGCGTCGCCCGTCAAATGTCAATCAACGCCCCGATCAACATGGCTGCCGCTCCTGCTGTTGCACCTGTCGCCGCAGCAGCACCAGCCGCAGCGCCGGCTACAGCTTCCGCGCCAGCTGCTGATACGACAGCCAGTGCCGGTTCAACGGTAACATCTCCTATGGTCGGAACAGCTTATCTGTCTCCAGAACCGGGAGCTGCCGCATTTATTCAGGTCGGCGACAAGGTGACAGAGGGTCAAACGATCCTGATCATCGAAGCCATGAAGACCATGAACCACATTCCCTCCACCAAAACCGGTGTCGTCAAGGAAATCCTTGTGGAAGATGCTCAGCCGGTGGAATTCGGCGAACCGCTCATTATCGTCGAATAA
- a CDS encoding DsbA family protein — translation MTQVFQFSRRLCPPVLLRIFSASALCLALVAGSATAQDIDRGEIEKIVREYILQNPEIIAEALTELDRREREAAETARLQALNDSADILFNSTRQVVMGNPEGSVTLVEFFDYNCGYCKRAYGDMMKLIEGDPDLKVVLKEFPVLGQGSVEAAQVAVAVNSVAPDKYAEFHESLLLSRGQANRASALKAALETGIEEDKLLAAMETDEAGLTIEEVYTIANRLGLTGTPSYVVGNEVVMGAVGYDQLRNKLDAMKNCGQTTC, via the coding sequence ATGACCCAAGTATTCCAATTCTCCCGGCGCCTGTGCCCGCCTGTGCTGCTGAGGATCTTTTCCGCAAGCGCGCTGTGTCTTGCACTTGTCGCAGGGTCGGCGACAGCTCAGGACATTGACCGTGGCGAGATTGAAAAGATCGTCCGCGAATATATCTTGCAGAACCCGGAGATCATCGCGGAAGCGCTGACCGAATTGGATCGACGTGAACGGGAAGCTGCAGAGACTGCACGCTTGCAGGCTCTCAATGACAGCGCCGACATTCTGTTCAATTCCACTCGTCAGGTTGTCATGGGCAATCCAGAAGGTTCGGTGACGCTGGTCGAATTCTTCGATTACAATTGTGGCTACTGCAAGCGCGCTTATGGCGACATGATGAAATTGATCGAGGGCGACCCGGACTTGAAGGTCGTGTTGAAGGAATTCCCCGTTCTCGGTCAGGGGTCCGTTGAAGCAGCGCAGGTTGCAGTCGCGGTCAATTCCGTTGCCCCGGACAAATATGCTGAATTCCACGAATCCCTGCTTCTCAGCCGTGGTCAGGCAAATAGGGCAAGCGCACTCAAGGCTGCTCTGGAAACCGGCATCGAGGAAGACAAGCTGCTCGCAGCCATGGAAACCGACGAAGCCGGGCTGACAATTGAAGAAGTCTATACAATCGCCAATCGCCTGGGCCTTACCGGAACACCCTCTTATGTGGTCGGCAACGAGGTCGTAATGGGCGCTGTTGGATATGATCAATTGCGCAACAAACTGGACGCGATGAAGAACTGTGGTCAGACGACCTGCTAA
- a CDS encoding M48 family metalloprotease, translating to MPVQALSTLKSGSRLMKKAVAIACSAAVILPMAIVPAQAQRGKLPLVRDAEVEALLKDYAKPIYKVAGISNSEPQIILVNDKSFNAFVPDSRRMFINIGVIMEAEAPGEVIGVIAHETGHIAGRHLVRLRSAAANAQIVSVIGMILGAGAAAAGAAAGSGDAASGGAAAALGAGSVGRRTLLSYQRGEEAAADRAALRYLNATGQSARGMLKTFQRMSEQQMFSRKFADPYAQSHPMAQERFNGLLNEAQKSKYFNQPEDYVLQYRHDQARAKLYAFTSHPSATLRAYPRSDKSPAAQYARAIAAMKSRGKGAVKEIDALIRTQPNNPYYYELKGQALLESGDPKRAIAPFRKALSFKPNEPQFLVWLGYALVGANEQSYLPEAEKVLKRAIQMDENSGIAYSQLAIAHGRQGERAEADLATAKGLMVRGDFEAAKRYAARAQKSLKRGSPAWLQADDIVAYKTPKLPRNR from the coding sequence GTGCCCGTTCAAGCTTTGTCGACGTTGAAGTCCGGTAGTCGATTGATGAAAAAAGCCGTTGCCATCGCCTGCTCGGCTGCAGTCATTTTGCCGATGGCTATTGTCCCCGCACAGGCACAACGCGGAAAACTTCCACTGGTTCGTGATGCTGAAGTGGAAGCGCTTTTGAAGGACTATGCAAAGCCTATCTACAAGGTGGCTGGCATTTCCAATTCAGAACCACAGATCATTCTCGTCAACGACAAGAGTTTCAACGCCTTCGTTCCCGATTCCCGGCGCATGTTCATCAATATCGGCGTCATCATGGAAGCAGAAGCGCCAGGCGAAGTTATCGGCGTTATAGCGCATGAAACAGGTCACATCGCCGGCCGGCATCTCGTCCGTCTGAGATCCGCAGCCGCGAACGCCCAAATCGTTTCCGTGATCGGCATGATACTGGGCGCTGGAGCAGCCGCTGCCGGCGCGGCAGCCGGATCAGGGGATGCTGCTTCAGGAGGTGCTGCAGCTGCTCTTGGAGCTGGCTCAGTCGGCAGACGAACGTTGCTGAGCTATCAGCGCGGTGAAGAAGCTGCGGCCGACAGGGCAGCACTCAGATACCTCAACGCAACAGGACAGAGCGCCCGCGGCATGTTGAAAACCTTTCAACGCATGTCGGAACAGCAAATGTTCTCAAGGAAATTTGCCGACCCATATGCGCAGAGCCATCCTATGGCGCAAGAGCGTTTCAACGGCCTTTTGAACGAGGCTCAAAAATCCAAGTACTTCAACCAACCGGAAGATTATGTGTTGCAGTACAGGCATGACCAGGCGCGTGCCAAACTCTATGCCTTTACCAGTCACCCATCGGCAACGCTCAGGGCTTACCCCAGAAGCGACAAAAGCCCGGCTGCACAATACGCCAGAGCGATTGCGGCCATGAAAAGCCGCGGCAAAGGTGCTGTCAAAGAGATCGATGCCTTGATCCGCACACAACCCAACAATCCCTATTATTACGAATTGAAGGGACAGGCTCTTCTGGAGAGCGGCGACCCCAAGCGCGCCATTGCACCGTTCCGAAAAGCGCTTTCCTTCAAACCCAACGAACCACAGTTTCTCGTTTGGCTTGGCTACGCGCTTGTCGGTGCAAATGAGCAGTCCTATCTGCCTGAGGCCGAGAAGGTTTTGAAACGAGCCATTCAAATGGACGAAAACTCAGGCATTGCCTACAGCCAGCTTGCCATTGCGCATGGCCGTCAGGGCGAACGCGCTGAGGCAGATTTGGCCACCGCAAAGGGGTTGATGGTTCGCGGAGACTTCGAGGCAGCCAAGCGCTATGCGGCGCGTGCTCAAAAAAGTTTGAAGCGCGGATCGCCGGCATGGCTTCAAGCGGACGATATTGTAGCGTACAAGACACCCAAACTACCGCGAAACCGCTGA